A DNA window from candidate division KSB1 bacterium contains the following coding sequences:
- a CDS encoding biopolymer transporter ExbD, translated as MNLKAALGGRRKPAGDLDIMPVMNLFLILVPFLLVTASFVELAVLDISLPEMRSGNRQAQAPQQAQEHKPAVLNLLAIRENGIELKSPTFTFGLIPRRQEGYDYDLLKSYLTQVKQKFPEAVDVVIAPEDNIRYQVVIDVMDRCREAGFPNVSISG; from the coding sequence ATGAATCTCAAAGCAGCCCTGGGTGGCCGGCGCAAACCCGCCGGCGACCTCGACATCATGCCGGTGATGAATCTCTTTCTCATCCTGGTGCCCTTCCTGCTGGTGACCGCGAGTTTTGTCGAGCTCGCCGTGCTGGATATTTCCCTGCCGGAGATGCGGTCCGGCAACCGCCAGGCGCAGGCGCCACAACAGGCGCAGGAGCACAAACCCGCGGTGTTGAATCTGCTGGCGATTCGTGAAAACGGCATCGAGTTGAAAAGTCCGACTTTTACCTTCGGTCTGATCCCACGCCGGCAGGAGGGCTATGACTACGACCTGCTGAAGTCCTATCTCACCCAGGTCAAACAGAAGTTTCCGGAAGCAGTGGACGTGGTGATCGCGCCGGAGGACAACATCCGCTATCAAGTGGTGATCGATGTCATGGACCGCTGCCGCGAGGCCGGTTTCCCCAACGTTTCAATCTCAGGTTGA